TACTGCCACCACCCGAACCCCGGAACAGATTGAGGATACTCCCTTGGCCAGCAGAAGTGCTACTGACTGAGGTGCTCACGGCAGCACCAGGGAGCTCAACCACGGTTCCTTCAGAAAGGCCGCTTACTATTTCAGTGACAGTGTCATTGGACAGTCCGGTGGAGATCTCCCGTTTCTCTCCAATCGACTGAGCTGTACTACTATTGGGCGTCTTCGGATTCTGATTCGCACCTCTATTAGTCTGCGGGCGGGTCCCATCCCCCATGACGGTCACTACTGTCTTGCCGTCTGCGTTCGTGATAGCTGCATTCGGCACCACCAAGACACCAGATTTATCCGCCACACTGATATCAGCGGTTGCGCTCATGCCTGGCCGCAGCTCTCCCGGCTGCTGGTCGAGCTCGATTTCGGCCGTATACGAGACCACGTTCTGCGTCACCGTCCCGATAGTATCCAACTTCGACACCTTCCCCGAGATGGTGACATTGGGGAGCGCGACAAACGTCAGCTCGGCTGTGTTGCCCTCTTTCACCTTGGCCGCATCGACTTCATTGAGCTCGATGGAGACATGTAGTCGCTTCGTGATGACCGAGGCAAGGATACCAGTCTGGGATATCGTATCGCCGCTATCGACCGAAAGTCCCGTCACGATCCCATCAAAGGGCGCCCTGATCGTATAATCCTGCAACTTATCGCGCATGTTCTGCAGGGCGATCTCGCTCTGCTTGACCGAGTCTGCGGCCAGCTGACGTTGGCGAGCACCATCCCGATCCAGTTTCGGATAGAGTTTATTCGTCTGTTTCGCCTTGATTTCCGTCTGATGCAAACTGAGCTCAGCGTTCACGACACTCCGACGGGCATCAGAATTGTCCAGGATAGCGATCACCTGACCCTTCGTCACTGCTTGATCATTTTGCACTGCCACTGTGGTCACTTCGATCGCGTCTCCCGCCACTACCGGTTTCAAATCAACCTGAGAATCAGCTTCCACCTGGCCGCTCCCAGAGACGGTCACCTTCAAATCAGATCTCTCCACCCGTGCGGTACGGGGTGCGGACACAGTCGTATCTGTGCTGTTCGAACTTGATAGAAAAAAGTATCCACCATAAGCGACTATCCCGACAACAACCAGAGTCACAAACCAATGACTCCGCACATAGGATACTGACTGAGAAAGCTTCATAGCGTCTGGGTCAAAGATTAACGAGTGCCTTTCGGAAACGGAACACCTGGTCGGCCCGCCTCTCCTTGCGGATCGAAGACCCGGATGAGCGCAGCGACGACCGTACCATCATCGCTCGGCTTGCCCAGGGCTACGACCATATCACCCACAGACAAGTCCTCGAAATTCACTCGATCACTTCCTTTGTTGTAGATGGTCGCATCGGTAACAGCGACGCTGCTCTCTTGGCCGGCCGGATTCCGGAGCGTCATCGTCCGATCAGCCAGTGAAAGAATCACCCCCGTCACCCCGTGACCACTCCGAAAGAGATCGCCATCCATCCGACGGAGCATTCCCTGATCCATCATAGGCATATCGCCCGGTCTGCCTTTCACAAAATTACGCTCATAATTCTCGCCGAAACGATATGAAAAACGAGCCTTGTGCAGACCGGCCGAGAAACCGACTGCGAAACTCGCGACAGCTACGAGCACAACACCAATCACGACCGCAGCCAAGACAAATATCCGCTCCCGAGTCAGGCGACGCGAGACTGATGTGACTGGGCTGCCCATCGACTTTTCTGGGGACGAAATAGGCTTCGGTGTTGGTTCAGATTCCATACTTGTGAGCTATATGATTTAGTGGACGACGTGCAATTGGAACTGTTCCTGCCGTGTTGCGAGACTGAGATACTTTGAGCGGAATGCGAGCGAGACGACCCCAAGGAAGAGCGGTGTGAGCAGAAGTGAGGCAGAGGCAGCGGGAAATGTCTCGGCGAGAGATGCAAGAAAATCCTCAGAATATGAAAGCGCCAACCCAAAATCAGTAAAGAGGAGTGAGATAATCCGCCAGAAGTCAGAGGAGAAAAAACTCTCACCAGCAACAGCAAAACTGACGAGCAAGAACACTAACGAAACGGAAGCACACCCCGAGGCAACACGGGATCGGAACAAGATCTGTCGAGCAGCTTCGAGCTCGATAGCCGTCAGTATCCGACCAGAAAGCCCAGCGGGAACCTCTGGTCTTGCAGTCTCGAAAATTTCCTGTGTGGTTTGTGACATATGGATGACTTCGATGGTAATACGCTCTTCACTCGGTTCCGGACGCAGACGACAGGCGGGCTCGAAGTTCCTGGATGGCGCGCTGATGCCGACTTTTCACCGTATTATACGGCTCACCCAAGATATCCGCCGCTTCATGAAGTGAAAAACCCTCTTGGTAAACGAGTACGATCAGAGACCGAGAGTGCTCCGTGAGTCGACCGAGTGCCTGATTCACCTCAGCCGCCGCATCCTCACGCATGAGTAGCTCAATCGGAAGCGGTTCGCTGTCAGGAATATTTTCAAAGGGCGTCTCAGCGCCGTCCGTCAGGAAAGCCGAAAATGGCACGGCCCGTTTTTTCTTGAGCCAATCGTACGCCGTGTTCTTGGCGATGGCAAACAGCCATGTCCGAAACGGCTTCCTTGCATCATAGCGATCGAGATGCCGCCACACTTTCACAAATGTCTCCTGCGCCAAGTCCTCTGCGACCGCACCATCACGGACAAGCTGGAAGACGAAAGCATAAATGGAGCCAAGGTGTTTTTCGAGCAGCGTCTTGAAAGCGAGCTCATCACCCGAACGATAGGCTTCAACGAGCGCCGTGTCCTCCGCATGACTGGTGTAAGGTCGTTGTATCATCAGTTCTCACTCGGGAGATCATCACTCGAAAGTCCAGAGAGCAGTATGTCGATATCATGCAGCATCGTCGCCATGACATCTCCGCTTTCCGTTTCACCCTTCGCGCTCTCCAAAGCCTTCTCCTGCTGGGAGGCTGCCTCCGCAGCTTCGAGCGCCTGTCGCTCCCGCTCAGCTAATCGTATCTGCTCATCTCGAACAATCCAGAAGATGACTCCGACAGAGGCCATGAGTAATAGAGCTGAGAGGCCAATGACACTATACCGCGTAAATTTGCCACTCATATATTCTGTTCATGTGCCGTCCGAAGCGGTAACAAAATTGTCGTCTGATAGTACTCGATCAGGCTCTCTTTCGCCTGGATGACCTTCCATCTCGCATCCTCCAGGATCGCTGGACGTGTCGCTTGAGCCTCCTTGGACGTCCCATCGGACACCGACCGATACGTATCATACGCTCCGAGCAATGCTTCGGCCCGTCGTTCGAATTCCGGGAACGCTGCCTCGATCGCCTGTGTGTCGACACCACGGTCCTTAAGCATATTGGTCATCGCCTCCGTACGTTTCCAAAGCGCGATGAGATCACGCTCTTTCTTCTCCCGCAGGCCAGTGAGCGTCCCATCGCTCCGGGAGGTTATCGGTGGCAATGCCACAGAGACTGGTGGCACATCCGGCTTCGTCACTGTGGACGACGGGGTTTCTGACGGACTCGGGGCAGTTATGGATTCGTTCTTTATCTCTTCAATTTTTTGCGCGCATTCTGCATCGGAGTACCCCGTGTACTCCTTGCACCGATCGACATTCATGTATTTTTTGATAAGTGTCGTGCAAGTACTATCGCCGAAACCAGTGCGCTTCTTGCACTCTCCGACCGCTAGCTCGAGAGCAGATGCTGCCCGCAATACGGACGCGACAACAAACAGACTCACGGTCGTGCCAACCAGGAGAACGAAAGTGATAAAGATGATTCTTGGCATACAGAAAAGTGAGTGCACTGTCCCTCTAGTATAGACTACTGTCAATCGATGGTAACGGGCGCGATTCCAGAGTCTCATCTCGGGCAGTATCAACCCACCAGAGACTATAGACGGTTCACTGTTTCTGATCCAACCACTGCTGGAGGATGATGCAAGCCGCCTCCGCATCGTCCTGTTTGCTCACCTGCCGTTCGCCCCGCTGGATGAGCGCTTGCTGAGCGAGCTTGGTGGTGAACATCTCATCCTGATAAGCAATCCTGACACCGAGTCTCCGACTCATCAAGCGACCAAGTTTCTCGCCAGGATATTCCACCGTCGCGCGATTCACATGCGATGGGATACCAATCACGACCGTCCCGACTCCCTCTTCGACGATGAGCCGGGCGACACGGTCCAAGAACCCCGTATCGTTGCGTTCCGTTATAAACGGGATAGCGATACGCGTTTCGGCGTGAGCAAGTGCGATGCCGATATCACGTGACCCCCAATCGATACCGAGAAAATTCTCCCTTTGAGCCGGCTCCGTCATACCTGGGTCAACAGTTCATAACCGTCCCGTGTGATAAGCACCGTGTCCTCCGTGTGGGCGGACAGCTTTCCGTCCCGGGTGCAGAACGTCCAGCCATCATCAGCCAGTCCTACCCGATATGTCCCCACGTTCACCATCGGCTCGAGGGCCACAGTCATCCCCGCCGCAAAATGGAAGCTCGGTAGACCAGAGTCAAGATAATTCGGTATCTGCGGGTCTTCGTGAAGCTCACGACCGACACCATGTCCGACCAAGTCACGCACACAGGCATACCCGGCCGCCTTGACTATATCCTCGACCGCTTTGGCGTACGCATCCGAAGTCGACCCATCATGGAGCGTCGCCACCCCAGCCGATAGCGCCGCCTCGGTAACGGTTTTGATCCTCGTTGCCTCAGGTGAAGCGGCGCCGATGACCTTCATCCGGGCCATATCCGAGACCATTCCCCGATAGCGCATCCCGATATCGATCTTCAAGAGATCGCCATCCGCGAGGACACGATCGACCCGAGGGATGCCATGGACGACCTCTTCATTG
This is a stretch of genomic DNA from Candidatus Moraniibacteriota bacterium. It encodes these proteins:
- a CDS encoding efflux RND transporter periplasmic adaptor subunit; its protein translation is MSAPRTARVERSDLKVTVSGSGQVEADSQVDLKPVVAGDAIEVTTVAVQNDQAVTKGQVIAILDNSDARRSVVNAELSLHQTEIKAKQTNKLYPKLDRDGARQRQLAADSVKQSEIALQNMRDKLQDYTIRAPFDGIVTGLSVDSGDTISQTGILASVITKRLHVSIELNEVDAAKVKEGNTAELTFVALPNVTISGKVSKLDTIGTVTQNVVSYTAEIELDQQPGELRPGMSATADISVADKSGVLVVPNAAITNADGKTVVTVMGDGTRPQTNRGANQNPKTPNSSTAQSIGEKREISTGLSNDTVTEIVSGLSEGTVVELPGAAVSTSVSSTSAGQGSILNLFRGSGGGSNRSGGFPR
- a CDS encoding RNA polymerase sigma factor, producing MIQRPYTSHAEDTALVEAYRSGDELAFKTLLEKHLGSIYAFVFQLVRDGAVAEDLAQETFVKVWRHLDRYDARKPFRTWLFAIAKNTAYDWLKKKRAVPFSAFLTDGAETPFENIPDSEPLPIELLMREDAAAEVNQALGRLTEHSRSLIVLVYQEGFSLHEAADILGEPYNTVKSRHQRAIQELRARLSSASGTE
- the ruvX gene encoding Holliday junction resolvase RuvX; its protein translation is MTEPAQRENFLGIDWGSRDIGIALAHAETRIAIPFITERNDTGFLDRVARLIVEEGVGTVVIGIPSHVNRATVEYPGEKLGRLMSRRLGVRIAYQDEMFTTKLAQQALIQRGERQVSKQDDAEAACIILQQWLDQKQ
- the map gene encoding type I methionyl aminopeptidase, whose product is MSKHWIKDDTEIAALRESCQRLARVVTELLSTAAVGVSTGTLGELAETLIQQAGGEPIFKGYGKAWGAPPFPAAVCLSINEEVVHGIPRVDRVLADGDLLKIDIGMRYRGMVSDMARMKVIGAASPEATRIKTVTEAALSAGVATLHDGSTSDAYAKAVEDIVKAAGYACVRDLVGHGVGRELHEDPQIPNYLDSGLPSFHFAAGMTVALEPMVNVGTYRVGLADDGWTFCTRDGKLSAHTEDTVLITRDGYELLTQV